One Ictalurus punctatus breed USDA103 chromosome 21, Coco_2.0, whole genome shotgun sequence genomic window carries:
- the lmod1b gene encoding leiomodin-1 gives MSRRKVRGLTRTGRQVSEDPDLDNLLSNLSPEEMEELQKEVSTVPDPDPSEIIIVDQTDVKQKIPNKRDSTLTNHGELKSGLQRNLSTEAEPRKESRKQEYLRKMGLSQETNVSNNDSTEGGRQTSMCSAPVKQEKNMEDRNTRATDDSKDARARRFKRNEESEKKCEVNEKEQNDDYKLKDKRDTKEGSSKTKELISKLQEKKEDCKEKERRDESWKRESGDSKTREMISRLQGLKQEQEKEEKREREMRAEIRNRQDSKTKGLVFKLEENQNLVVESKKEEISREDDKEKTEEQVELVQLVNNGKEKEIILKDASKNIDCIDHEIEKEKRDKDINQVKEVSKMSSVDIGKKKPRVQNELQNEAPESNKEAKAGNCVVENNSKIKEEKEEEESASMFAEDLERLRSNDPRMTEVNVNNSEVIKVKTLIQFAEALNNNTHVKTFALANCRADDHVAYAIASMLCSNKIITSINLDSNLLTSKGIMALVQALQYNSSLTELRFHNQRHICGGKTEMEMTKILKENTTLLKLGYHFELAGPRMTMTNILSRNMDRQRQRRLQEQKQGTAHRTEDKTVSLKVPQLGFSKGSPRSSPKPSPTPSPVPSPKLIPKAFKGPGGPPPPPPGGLPPPPPPPILDGEFLKSSLTPMSQRKHEDRTGGRGGGLNSRDQLLASIRDANIKQLKKVALPKLLQ, from the exons ATGTCTAGGAGAAAAGTGAGGGGACTCACACGTACCGGGCGTCAGGTAAGCGAGGATCCGGATCTCGACAACTTGCTGTCAAACCTGTCGCCTGAAGAGATGGAGGAGCTACAGAAGGAGGTGTCGACAGTGCCCGACCCAGACCCGAGTGAGATTATCATAGTAGACCAAACCGATGTAAAACAAAAGATTCCTAATAAAAGAGATTCCACCTTGACTAATCATGGCGAATTAAAGTCGGGTTTGCAAAGGAACCTCTCCACCGAG GCTGAGCCCAGAAAGGAAAGTCGAAAACAGGAATATCTCAGAAAAATGGGCCTGAGTCAGGAGACAAACGTTTCGAATAATGACAGCACGGAAGGAGGACGTCAGACTTCCATGTGCAGTGCTCCTGTTAAACAAGAGAAAAATATGGAGGACAGGAACACAAGAGCCACAGATGATTCTAAAGATGCTAGGGCAAGGAGATTCAAGAGGAATGAGGAAAGTGAAAAGAAATGTGAGGTCAATGAGAAAGAACAGAATGATGATTACAAGCTCAAAGATAAACGGGACACAAAAGAAGGCAGCAGCAAGACAAAGGAGTTGATATCCAagcttcaagaaaaaaaagaggattgtaaagaaaaggagagaagagaTGAAAGCTGGAAGAGAGAATCAGGAGACAGCAAGACAAGGGAAATGATTTCTAGGTTACAAGGGTTAAAGCAGGAgcaggagaaagaagaaaaaagggaacGAGAAATGAGGGCAGAAATCAGGAACAGACAGGATAGTAAGACCAAAGGTCTTGTTTTCAAGTTAGAGGAAAACCAAAATTTGGTGGTAGAGAGCAAAAAAGAGGAAATCAGTAGGGAAGATGACAAAGAGAAGACAGAAGAACAAGTAGAGTTAGTTCAATTAGTTAACAATGGCAAGGAAAAAGAAATTATTCTGAAGGATGCTAGTAAAAATATTGATTGTATAGATCATGAGATTGAGAAAGAGAAGAGGGATAAGGATATTAATCAAGTGAAGGAAGTATCAAAAATGAGTTCTGTTGACATTGGAAAAAAGAAACCAAGAGTACAAAATGAGCTCCAAAATGAAGCACCTGAATCCAACAAAGAAGCAAAGGCTGGAAATTGTGTGGtagaaaataattcaaaaattaaagaagaaaaggaagaagaagagtcTGCTAGCATGTTTGCTGAAGATCTAGAGAGACTACGCAGCAATGACCCCAGAATGACTGAGGTCAATGTCAACAATTCAGAAGTCATCAAGGTCAAAACCCTCATTCAGTTTGCTGAAGCactaaataacaacacacatgTCAAGACATTTGCCCTTGCTAACTGCCGCGCAGATGACCATGTAGCCTATGCTATTGCAAGCATGTTATGCAGCAACAAAATCATCACTAGCATCAACTTGGATTCTAATCTTCTCACCAGCAAGGGCATCATGGCACTCGTCCAAGCCCTCCAGTACAACAGCTCCCTAACTGAGCTTCGGTTCCATAATCAGCGGCATATCTGTGGAGGCAAGACAGAAATGGAGATGACAAAGATTTTGAAGGAAAACACAACTCTACTCAAACTGGGTTACCACTTTGAGTTGGCTGGCCCACGTATGACCATGACCAACATCCTCAGTCGTAACATGGACCGGCAGAGGCAGAGAAGGTTGCAGGAGCAGAAACAGGGCACAGCCCATAGAACTGAAGACAAGACAGTCTCACTGAAGGTCCCACAACTTGGTTTCAGCAAAGGTTCCCCAAGAAGCTCACCAAAGCCATCTCCCACTCCATCTCCTGTACCATCCCCTAAGTTGATTCCAAAAGCCTTTAAAGGACCTGGTGGTCCTCCACCGCCACCACCTGGGGgattaccaccaccaccaccacctccaatTCTAGATGGCGAATTCCTAAAGAGTTCTCTGACCCCTATGTCACAGAGAAAGCATGAGGACAGGACTGGAGGCCGAGGTGGAGGTCTAAATTCAAGGGATCAACTTCTAGCCTCTATAAGGGATGCCAAtattaaacagttaaaaaag GTTGCATTACCAAAACTACTGCAATAA